From Humisphaera borealis, the proteins below share one genomic window:
- a CDS encoding glycosyltransferase family 4 protein, whose protein sequence is MVFAALILGLLSFSIALLVTGAMKRIAPKLNFVDKPGHRKVHKAPTPLGGGVAIYLAFAGPMLGVLIGVRLLDPASPMLGIPPELWTAYIGGARNLATAPTLSLLGAMTLLHVMGLIDDRKALGPYLKLVVQLAAAAAVVIPFKQFWSLTAFDDRLGANGVLAIGVSVLWITAITNAFNFLDNMDGLSAGIAAVCTTSFLITALSIGQWFVAAALALLLGALIGFLCFNFPPASIFMGDSGSLVVGFVLGVLTVRTTYLPANQDFGAGWYAVFAPVIVLAVPLYDLVVVSLIRLRAGKSPFVGDTNHFSHRLVRRGMSKRTAVLCIWLLTATTSVAAIILPHVTSPLAAFLVFAQTFLILGVVMLLEQHPLPREDA, encoded by the coding sequence ATGGTGTTCGCCGCGCTTATCCTCGGACTGCTCAGTTTCTCGATCGCGTTGCTGGTTACCGGCGCGATGAAGCGCATCGCGCCGAAGCTCAACTTCGTCGATAAGCCCGGCCACCGGAAAGTTCATAAGGCTCCCACCCCGCTGGGCGGCGGGGTGGCGATTTACCTCGCTTTCGCGGGGCCCATGCTCGGCGTTCTTATTGGCGTTCGTCTGCTCGACCCGGCTTCGCCGATGCTCGGCATCCCGCCGGAACTCTGGACGGCGTACATCGGCGGGGCGCGCAACCTGGCCACCGCGCCGACGTTGTCGCTCCTGGGCGCGATGACCCTTCTGCACGTCATGGGACTGATCGACGACCGCAAGGCGCTGGGCCCTTACCTCAAGCTCGTCGTCCAGCTCGCCGCTGCCGCCGCGGTGGTCATCCCGTTCAAACAGTTCTGGTCGCTGACGGCGTTTGACGACCGTCTGGGCGCGAACGGCGTCCTCGCGATCGGCGTGTCGGTCCTCTGGATTACCGCCATCACCAACGCCTTCAATTTCCTGGACAACATGGACGGCCTGTCGGCGGGGATCGCCGCGGTCTGCACCACCTCGTTTCTCATCACCGCACTCTCGATCGGGCAATGGTTCGTCGCAGCGGCGCTGGCCTTGCTGCTTGGCGCGCTGATCGGGTTTCTCTGCTTTAACTTTCCGCCGGCCAGTATCTTCATGGGCGACAGCGGGAGCCTGGTCGTCGGATTTGTCCTGGGCGTGCTGACGGTGCGGACCACCTACCTTCCTGCCAACCAGGACTTTGGCGCCGGCTGGTACGCTGTCTTTGCGCCGGTCATCGTGCTGGCGGTGCCACTCTACGACCTGGTGGTGGTGAGCCTGATTCGGCTGCGGGCGGGCAAGAGTCCGTTCGTCGGCGATACCAATCACTTCAGCCATCGACTGGTGCGGCGCGGGATGAGCAAGCGGACGGCTGTCCTGTGCATCTGGCTTTTGACGGCGACCACGAGCGTGGCGGCAATCATCCTCCCGCACGTGACATCGCCACTGGCGGCGTTCCTCGTCTTCGCACAGACTTTCCTGATCCTCGGGGTGGTGATGCTGCTGGAGCAGCACCCGCTGCCACGGGAAGACGCATGA